One genomic region from Prunus persica cultivar Lovell chromosome G3, Prunus_persica_NCBIv2, whole genome shotgun sequence encodes:
- the LOC109948055 gene encoding uncharacterized protein LOC109948055: MANSSNSDSPQTINTTLPNSTMNPFSSFTSVVNIKLDRTNYPLWLAQILPILRSRDLMGYVDGTIVCPSQQLSGSTTTNPTYTTWVQYDQMILSWINGSLTPSVLSVVASKRTSRATWEALEQHYASMSQNRILFLWNELIQTKKGDMLIADYLDKMNAISDNLALAGKPVCDDELVQIILNNLGPAYEMTVNAA; the protein is encoded by the coding sequence ATGGCCAACTCTAGCAACAGTGACTCCCCCCAAACTATCAACACCACTCTCCCAAATTCCACCATGAaccccttctcttccttcACCTCAGTTGTAAACATTAAGCTGGATCGTACCAATTATCCTTTGTGGTTGGCACAGATCTTACCTATTCTCAGGAGTCGGGACCTGATGGGTTATGTTGATGGAACCATTGTTTGTCCTTCCCAGCAGCTTTCTGGAAGTACAACGACCAATCCTACTTACACAACCTGGGTGCAGTACGATCAAATGATACTCAGCTGGATTAATGGCTCTCTCACGCCATCTGTGCTCTCGGTCGTGGCCAGCAAGAGGACCTCTCGTGCTACCTGGGAGGCTCTTGAGCAACATTATGCTTCTATGTCCCAGAATCGCATCTTGTTTCTGTGGAATGAACTTATACAAACCAAAAAAGGTGATATGTTGATTGCTGATTATCTTGATAAAATGAATGCTATTTCTGATAACCTTGCCCTAGCTGGCAAACCTGTTTGTGATGATGAACTTGTCCAGATTATCTTGAACAATCTTGGACCTGCTTATGAGATGACAGTGAACGCTGCTTAG